The following are encoded in a window of Microcaecilia unicolor chromosome 14, aMicUni1.1, whole genome shotgun sequence genomic DNA:
- the LOC115457200 gene encoding olfactory receptor 10A4-like → MATRSPHWLKNGLISLAVSVHFRLNMGELILQNQTLKTEFILLGFSDLSLPVQQFLFVLLLLVYMLAVTGNLLVFTILTVDPVLHTPMYFFLRNLSFVEMFLTTITVPNTLKNLLTDDGSISFLGCALQMYFFVLFVNEECVLLCIMAYDRYVAICNPLRYSIVMSNIRCIYIAMGSWIMCILFQFGQVTFIFSLPFCKSNKIHHFFCDISPVLKLSCTDTYLNDIVRMTASVLFLLIPFMIILSSYIYIFSTVMKMTSKAGRSKAFSTCASHLTTVTLFYGTAMLVYLQPSEGYVDERVFAICYCLINPLLNPLIYSLRSKEVKGSLKRKIWDKVLFLFKPRHLL, encoded by the coding sequence ATGGCTACTAGATCtccacactggttgaaaaatggGTTAATAAGCTTGGCTGTCTCTGTCCACTTCAGATTAAACATGGGAGAATTGATCCTGCAAAATCAGACCCTCAAGACTGAATTTATCCTCCTGGGATTCTCGGACCTGTCTTTACCTGTGCAGCAATTTCTCTTCGTACTGTTGCTGTTAGTCTACATGCTTGCTGTGACGGGAAACTTGCTTGTCTTTACCATCCTTACTGTAGACCCCGTCCTCCACACgcccatgtacttcttcctcaggAATTTGTCCTTCGTAGAAATGTTTCTTACGACAATTACGGTGCCTAATACACTGAAGAACCTGTTGACTGATGATGGAAGCATCTCATTTTTGGGATGTGCCTTGCAAATGtatttctttgttctttttgttaATGAGGAATGCGTGCTTCTATGTATCATGGCTTATGATCGTTATGTCGCAATATGTAATCCTTTGCGTTATTCTATTGTTATGAGCAATATAAGGTGTATTTATATAGCTATGGGGTCCTGGATTATGTGCATTCTCTTCCAGTTTGGACAGGTCACTTTTATATTCAGTCTACCTTTTTGCAAGTCGAACAAAATCCATCATTTCTTCTGTGATATTTCACCTGTACTGAAGTTGTCttgtacagatacttatttgaaTGACATTGTCCGGATGACAGCCTCTGTGCTTTTCCTACTCATACCATTCATGATCATTCTTTCCTCTTACATATACATATTCTCTACAGTAATGAAGATGACCTCCAAAGCCGGGAGAAGTAAGGCTTTCTCAACTTGTGCCTCTCACCTCACTACTGTTACCTTATTTTACGGGACTGCCATGCTCGTCTATTTACAACCAAGTGAGGGCTATGTAGATGAGAGAGTTTTTGCAATATGTTATTGCTTAATTAACCCACTGTTAAACCCCCTGATTTACAGCCTGAGGAGCAAAGAGGTGAAAGGATCCCTGAAGAGAAAAATATGGGATAAAGTATTATTTCTCTTCAAGCCAAGACACCTTTTGTAG
- the LOC115457202 gene encoding olfactory receptor 10A4-like, with protein sequence MILQNQTLKTEFILLGFSDLSLPVQQFLCVLLLLVYMLAVTGNLLVFTILTVDPVLHTPMYFFLRNLSFVEMFLTTITVPKTLMNLLTDDGSISFLGCALQMYFFLLFANEECVLLCIMAYDRYVAICNPLRYSIVMSNIRCIYIAMGSWIMCILFQFGQVTFIFSLPFCKSNKIHHFFCDISPVLKLSCTDTYLNDIVRMTASVLFLLMPFVIILSSYIYIFSTVMKMNSKAGRSKAFSTCIAHITTVTLFYGTAMLVYLQPSEGYVDERVFAICYCLINPLLNPLIYSLRSKEVKGSLKRKIWDKVLFLFKLRHIF encoded by the coding sequence ATCCTCCTGGGATTCTCGGACCTGTCTTTACCTGTGCAGCAATTTCTCTGTGTACTGTTGCTGTTAGTCTACATGCTTGCTGTGACGGGAAACTTGCTTGTCTTTACCATCCTTACTGTAGACCCCGTCCTCCACACgcccatgtacttcttcctcaggAATTTGTCCTTCGTAGAAATGTTTCTCACGACAATTACGGTGCCCAAAACACTGATGAACCTCTTGACTGATGATGGAAGCATCTCATTTTTGGGATGTGCCTTGCAAAtgtatttctttcttctttttgctaATGAGGAATGCGTGCTTCTATGTATCATGGCTTATGATCGTTACGTCGCAATATGTAATCCTTTGCGTTATTCTATTGTTATGAGCAATATAAGGTGTATTTATATAGCTATGGGGTCCTGGATTATGTGCATTCTCTTCCAGTTTGGACAGGTCACTTTTATATTCAGTTTACCTTTTTGCAAGTCGAACAAGATCCATCACTTCTTCTGTGATATTTCACCCGTACTGAAGTTGTCttgtacagatacttatttgaaTGACATTGTCCGGATGACAGCCTCTGTGCTTTTCCTGCTCATGCCATTCGTGATCATTCTTTCCTCTTACATATACATATTCTCCACCGTAATGAAGATGAACTCCAAAGCCGGGAGAAGTAAGGCTTTCTCAACTTGTATCGCTCACATCACTACTGTTACCTTATTTTACGGGACTGCCATGCTCGTCTATTTACAACCAAGTGAGGGCTATGTAGATGAGAGAGTTTTTGCAATATGTTATTGCTTAATTAACCCACTGTTAAACCCCCTGATTTACAGCCTGAGGAGCAAAGAGGTGAAAGGATCCCTGAAGAGAAAAATATGGGACAAAGTATTATTTCTCTTCAAGCTAAGACACATTTTTTAG